The Schistocerca nitens isolate TAMUIC-IGC-003100 chromosome 6, iqSchNite1.1, whole genome shotgun sequence DNA segment TCTCTGGGTGTGGGGGGGCTGTTGTTCCGGGGGGTGGGtgttctgaatgtgtttttagggttgtggaagggaggtctaaggcggaattagtggggttaattgaagaGTACGTAGAaccggggtccacagtagtttcacatgcattttcttcatatagggggttgggtgagaggggttTCAATCATTTAGTCGTTAACCATAGCTTAGAGTTCAAAAATTATGAGACGGGGGCTTGCGCAAATACAATAGAGGGGATGTAGGGgctgttaagtcagttcttgggagggggaagaggcgctcttccaaccttcagtctcatttagatgagtactgttggcggaagagtgtccctgaGGGCTACTGTGTTTTtcggtttttttaagggctgttaGTAAAATGTATAGTCCGAATGTGGTTGGTTAGGGTGGTTTGGGTAGGTGGCTGCGGCtctgggtggggtggggtggggtgggtggtttatttcgtGTTACAGtgtttgtgaggggggggggggggggagtgttggtttgtgttttagttgtggaggctctattttgttgaagtttttgttgagttgtagtgtgtgattgagatttttttatgttgcatttggtttttgtttatgggttttttattttggtgtgaggggggaggttgggttggttgggggggTTGAGGTGTGAGTGGGTCGGGTCTTTCTTTTGGTTGAGTATTTTTTCATTGgtttgtgtgcctgtgtgtgtgtgtgtgtgtgtgtgtgtgtgtgtgtgtgtggtggccaACCTAGTTTGTGGTGCCAGAAATTTTTGtggtaagttttaatttttttgtttttagtgtatgtgttgtgtgttgGGGTCTAGGGAAGTGTTTTATtgaaatgtgtggctgtgaattttggtattggtattgggagatgtttttgaggtatataggtcaagggaagtgtttgatcctaatttatgggatcaggagctgtgttgagctatataggtcaagggaagtgtccgattccagatgattttgtgtttagtggtatttggggagttttgtgatgtcggttattttcgtcgttttgcgtggttttgtatgggggtgggtgtctaaatttgtttatatttagtttgcccccagcCAAAAACCccccccatttcccgcacttgtcccgttagtgtcattaggctttttgtggaacgtgtgtgtttttgtttttcgatgtattttcgtcgtaataatgtgtacgtaacgactttatatgcgccatattggaatcgtggtttatggtcgtttccgccatatttgtgacgtcatgggtcaaagcagacgggcgggatcggatgcttccgtatttccaaatctcattaaggaataaatatactgagaagcagtggttagaatacaaagttccttgaacaggtttctacaagatgttcttgaatttacaccacaaatgattcttgtcacaagcttttgcaccctaaaaacttttgttcggtttgatgagttgccccagaatatgatcccatacgacataatagaatgaaagtaagcaaggtgtttttttttatatatttatatatcctacatctgacatcattctcacggcaaatacagacttgtttaggcacttaagcaattctgtgaacttatgcccttcccaactgaatttattatcgagttgtaatcccagaaatttaacactgtcaacctcttcaatctgcaaGTCTTCATACATTgtactcatgctggaaggaaatctcttacaggttctgaactgcatatagtgggacttctcaaagtttaatgacaaagaattagctttagaccacttattaatgtcagtgaaaatttgattagcagctatttctaaatccgtacttgacttgctacttattacaatgtttgtaccatctgcaaacaaaacaaacttagcatctggcagtgTGACAGAagagaggtcattaatatacacaagaaaaagcgatGGACCCAAAATGGGACCTTGAGGAACAGCACATGtagttaattcccagtcagatgaagactgactgcacaggtatttcgcaacgactccctttgtttcctgttagttaacgCTTAAACCATTTCACAccattgccggtgacaccataatacttTAACTTACTTAGgtgaatgctgtggttcacacagtcaaaggcttttgataggtcacagaaaatgccagtagcctgtaatttattatctaacaaattaagtacattttcactgtaagtgtaaatagctttctctatatcagaacccttcagaaatccaaactgtgacttggaaaaTATatcatttgcagtcagatgcttaaggagacgcttgaacacaatcttttcaaatatttttgagaaatccggcaaaagtgaaattggtcaatagtttgatgATTGGTCAATAGTTTTATAGTATCTCTTTATCCTCctccttgtaaagaggcttaacttcagcatattttagccagtctggaaatgttccactgataaatgagATTGAtaccacaaataacttaagatagaactttacttgcatgagcactctttgattaactttgttgatacgttacatacccactggaatacttagattttaaggattttgtgatggatgctacttctttgggagatgtgagtgtcatttccattttagtgaagttatttttaaagactggcctcagatactccattgcattgttcaccaaacctgataaccccaagctgtcagtaacagaaataaagtagttgtttaagaggtttgcaacactaactgtacttgttaccaaattttcatttatttttagagctatctgttccttttcctttttggccccacctgtctctgtcttcacaatatccgatacagtttttattttgttacctgatgtaattatctttttctcacaataaagctgcttcgatttctcgattacttgcttcagtattttgcaatattctttgtaatgcattacaattctaatctcagagctgttcctagatagtagacagTGTCTCGTTTTGTCCcaaatgatatctttattccttgtgtaatctacagtttattttttgacttttgtgtgagttgagttacctttaggggaaaacaattctcaaaagtggaggcaactttattaatgaatgatttttattttccatttgagtcagatgtATTGTAAACAACTATCCAAtccatgtctttgagcaatttcctgaatttctcatttttgacttatttattaccctcctgtactcagatttaatagatgtttttatcctgacaagtttcaacatttaacacaagatgctgcatgtcaggatcagatagcccattaactattggttttgtgatatgactttttaccctagatttgtctacaaagatattatgaatagcagtctcagagcatttacatatcctagtagcaaagttcacaCTAGGAACTAAATTGAACgacagtgttactgactgcaataattgttcactgacagagcttttcaataaatccacattaaaatctccagcaaccactatttccttgttttttactaTGAGCTGGGACAGCaaagcttccagattttttatgaagaggttaaaatttcctgaaggagatctgtatatacctactattataaaggacttattatgaaatactatgtctgttgcacaagcttctaagtgctgctctgagcaaaatttattaatatcaatattcttgaaatcagaacagtttctgacaaatatggcaactcctcctttcaccATATTTCTTCTACAGAAATAAGAAACTAACtttaatcctgtaacatttaacatatctgtaccagtggtcacatgatgttcagagaggtagattacatcaactggtttgctcaactctaattcttcaacaccaataagcaactcattaagcttaccccgtagtcctcagatattctgatgcaatagtgaTAGCTGATTTTGTGTACTGGCtgaacctaattttcctgccaatttttgagtATCTTGAGTTTCAATCGGAGGCTGTCTGCGTGAATTGTgtatattaaaatttgctttctgtctGCCTGTTTTATCAGTGTGAATATCATTTTCAGCCTGTCTTCCTACCCTAAAAAACTGCtgatctgtcacttgtaaccactggtactttaccacttgtgacagccccccccccccccccccccccgcccccctacccttaagttatttgatattaacccagacagttttcccttcccttcccttcccttccctgttGATGTGAAGGCCATGCTtagtatagtcccacctgctgATAGTCAGCAGGAACCACATCGATATGAGAACCCATGCCCGATCCAAGCAGttgttccacctctaaattaactctcctaacagaagagtttaaatgaggccggTCATAGCGACTCAGAACACACACAAGCCCATCACCAGTACGTctcgttgctgaagctatctttaccaggtcagtCTCAACTGAATAATTTCGGTTCCTATCTGTGCTGttgcctgccccacccactattaccatggtgtcttcctttgtgaagtctttacaaagtgaacctacatcctctatcacctgacccaGACTTGCACTAGGTTTGGAGAGTCATGATATAGATCACCTGGACCGGTGAGTCAGAACACATTGCTACATGCCAAAGACAGGGTATGACTGCATACCAGAGTACTATTCAGGGAGACGATGCAGAAATTCTTATTTGGGCGATGTTAACAGGGTTTTCAATAAATCTGCCATTACTTCTCTATGGCAAACTGTTAAACAACATGCTGTCTGACCAAGTGCATCCATCTGTTCACTTGTCGCCTCCTACATATGACTGTGCCTAACACCAAGACAATGTCCCACTCCTATGCTGTCAAACTGTTAGAATTGAGGAACACTCCTAAGGACATAAGTGCATATGTGGGCTTCTGTGTCATCTGATTTCAGTGCATTTGGAGCACATCTGGGAAGCAATTGAGCGAGATATGTGCTACTTAGATCAAACTCATTGAGTTGAGAATAGCTATTGAGCATTATAGATTAGTCTCATTTGCACATTACATTTTATTGAGGACCAGCTTCAGATGGCAAGCAGCCATAACCAAATTTCAAAAAATGATTACGCTACCACTTTGTCAAACAGTTTTGCAAAATCTGATACATATTGGTAGCTTGATCACTATTTGAAACTTGATAACGGATGCTTTTCATCCAAAACCAGTTGTCAATTAATTGTAACATGCGAGTGAGACTGCAGACGTCTACTACACGCTGACTACTTGCTGTTGCTCTGTGCCACCATGGCAGATTATGTAAAAATTATGTAACAGATTGAAAAATTGTAGGTTAGGTCCTTAGCACTGTTGGTATCCAGAGGAGGCAATGTCTTGATAAACTGTTACTGTCATCAGTGTGAAAGTGGGATCAACAACTGCCAGCAGTCAAcaattgtgaacataattttcgTGGTGTTGTAACATTAAATTCAAAcagtatagcccccccccccctccccctccaaaaaGAGAACTTTCCATGGACTGACTGACTAGCTGTATTTTAAGTTGTAGCTTTTTTTTTAGAGTTTGGTTTTGGATTATGGTTCtattttttgcatatttttgtcatCCTCCTCCTTACTTGATTACCTTGCAAAGgttaaaacagtgaaatgaaaatagcACACAAGTATTGTGGATCAAAGGATGAAAAAAAGAGACACGGATTGAGAAAGAACAAAATTGGTACAATGCACTTGGCCACAAGTGTTTTGGTACAGAGAAAGCTTATTGATTTGAAGTATGAACTGTTGTAACAGTCAAAGTATTCATATTGGCAGCTCTGACTTTGGCCTATTCCCACACTTAGAGAGAAATGCTGTTAAACAACATTTTGAGTTTAATGGGAACcatgcactgataagccaaaacatgacCACTGTCCTCTgcgacattggatgccgcctggCAGCATTGCAGGCATGTGACTCagtaacaaaagtttgtaagtggaacagacatggatgggggatcacccgagtgaagatgtgggctgcaaatggggaaacccattgatataagtgacttcgacaaagggcagattattattatgcagagcctgtggacgagtatctcaaaagtggcgaagctggtcgaatgttcatgtgctactgtcatgagcatctacggataAGGTTAGAACAGTGAAACTACAAGTGCTAAATGGGACAGTCACAACTCTTCACAGGACTTGGAATTTGGAGGGttgtctgctccgtaaagtaggttaaatggtgatgtgtggcatctctgccaaaagagcacaatgctggtgcaagcacaagtgtttcggagcaccccgttcattgtacattgttgagtatggagctccgcagcagaccactcttgtgtgttcacatgttgactgaatgacatcgtcagttacgattgcaggggGCACGGGACTATTTGGATTCGGCCATCAATCAATGGAAACATATCGACTCTTtaggtgaatcatatttttgctacactaggtttaTGGTGATCTCCACAAATGCCATTATTTAGGTGAAGGGCGGCTAGAAACATGCAGTGCACCATGGATGCAGGCTGCAGGGACCAGTATTACGCTAAGAGAGAGATCCTCCTGcacttgcatgagacctgtggttGTCCAGACACATTGACAGCTGTGAAACACCTGCATCCCTGTGTCTCGaaaccagaactgtgctacagtagtttaaggagcattatagtgaactcacatggaTGTCTgagtgaccaaatttgcctgatatgAATCCTATGGAAACCATCTGGGTTGCTATTGGAAGCCATCACCGTGTATGCAAATCAGAGGCCCATTATTTTTGTGAATTACGTGATCTGTGCATAGacctctaatgccacatacctccaaaaagtTAACAACAAACTATTGGATACCTTATGTGCAGAATATGTTATATATGTTATTCcaaagacaaacaagctattaaacaggtggtcataatgtttttgttcATCAGTGTGTATAGGTTTCTTGCAGACCTACCAGATTGCACTCCTGCAATTAAATTTACTCTTGCAAAATACTGAACAAGTGCATAAACCTAAAAGAGAACTACATTGTAAACATGTCGGTTATTTATCCAAAAATGGGTTTTCAGTGGAAGACTCATAAATTTTCATTTTGCCTCATTCATTCCCAATAATGAGGTATAAAATATGAGCAGTAGTCACATTGTTATATAGGAATTTATTGCAAACAATATTAAAGAATTTAATTAGCAGGTTGCAAGTCTGCAACCACTTTCTttgtccacattaaaaaaaaaaaaaggataattgTAATGCTGTCTTCTGTAGTGAAGACATCTCTTATCCATTTTTTAAATTATCACCATCCAAtggcaaataaaatattaaacatctTTTCTTATTTGCCACATTAAATactgattttaaaaaatctttctttCAAAATCTCTGCCAGAACAAGAAATAACTAGGCAAGATAACTGTTTGGTGCGGCATCCACCCGAGAACCTCCGTGCTTTTCTACTTTCGGCACTGGCAGTGCCTTTGAATGGACTGGGACCAAAACTTGTTCATCAATTCTGTGACCTGTATGAACATGCAAGACATGATCCAAGTGAATTTGGAGATGAAGAATATCAAATGTATTCAAAGTTACTCTTGAAACTAATAGATGCGTAAGTATTCATTTGACATGTGTTAATAAATATTCTAACTGCTGTTAGAGTTCTGTGTTTAAGTAATGATGATATAGTGGACATAATTTGGGTCATTTAAGTAACATAGTGACATTTTATTTTACTTGCACCAGATTTTTTACTGATTGGTGGCAAGTGTCTGTGGAATCAAGAAAGAgcaaaaagttttatttctttgaaaataaacTCAGTATGGATttgcaaattttaaattttcacttcTCTCTTGCAGGGCTAAGATGCTGAAATCATATCCTAATAGTCGTAAATCTAGCCCCAGCAGGACCCCTTTGAAGAGAAATCAAGATAAATACAGGAACTTGCTGGAAACAAAACTAAGGTCTGACAGGAAGCTAACAGATGAAGTTCTTTGTGTTAATGAGAAAGAGATCCggccatcttctctccctgtttcaccTGATGAAAATAATGAGACATCAGTCTGACATAAGTTGAGTTGTGCTTCACTGTGGCTTTGACACACAGTTGGACAAAGAACTACTAATGTACATGAAAGGGCAAATACCTGAACAGTCTAATtgtgcattttctgtcaacgtcctAATGAGCCCATATCACAGTTGAAGTGTTGACATATATGAATGTCCTGAAAGTGTTTCTTTGTTCTTTAGCAGTACTGAATTACAGACTTAGTTCCAATTGTGGTGCTAAGATAACATATCTGCAAATACTACTGCAGGTTGAATTAGAAGGGTATCCGTGGCTGTTAATAGTTTCTAGTCATATATCTTCATAAGATAAGCCAAATAATGatttgtttcaaaatcatataataAGAATGATGCATTGTTAGCATAATTGTTTTTAATTGCCAAA contains these protein-coding regions:
- the LOC126262283 gene encoding protein C1orf43 homolog translates to MTQELSAVTVVIIIGCGVLAFVLLFIFAKRQIMRFALRSRRGPHVPIGHGAKKSLRRELERIIDVIPRIVYEPKLMTDDDPQYILQPGTELPPHYFRLKAVDDVRLLEQEITRQDNCLVRHPPENLRAFLLSALAVPLNGLGPKLVHQFCDLYEHARHDPSEFGDEEYQMYSKLLLKLIDAAKMLKSYPNSRKSSPSRTPLKRNQDKYRNLLETKLRSDRKLTDEVLCVNEKEIRPSSLPVSPDENNETSV